One genomic region from Zonotrichia leucophrys gambelii isolate GWCS_2022_RI chromosome 26, RI_Zleu_2.0, whole genome shotgun sequence encodes:
- the EPS8L3 gene encoding epidermal growth factor receptor kinase substrate 8-like protein 3, with translation MGDPFGRWSSSPSRSEYDDRTPLQHSNSFARLSGKSIYNQRKDYGQTLLKVQNDFQHHVEHLLTMPLERELRSAEDCLGRLRELEEQGRVWGQDVVLEVKDQELVLSDVESKEELEAFPLGSVQGCSAGLDNAVLAISVQERNPPRTSVLLFQCERLGAETLRSSLEKVLRQRKEEQSNHFGHSSPEPPPYAAPERWAEPPEPDPQPPPRRGPLSSDYRAPELPQVARGRAHGQAMPEVERDVEILNHVLGDLERFVGRLKTALNSASTKKKLKKSALPPKDEYTDFFQKVKYALNLLGRNRPYVTEPDPPELLRLIFSALSFVLGHCPSPGLAPSVQSPLLLPEALQLLEDTLGDDDYGVWKSLGTAWNKSRAEYPNSDRVPAYTPVFSDGWLPPVMEQERRGSLQDSAAPASVSPALSRPSRSLPPAQAPGTGWRDHPGRGSPLPAQGLVRALYDFQARNSQELSVRKGDTLQVLDQQRKWWLVQDERGDRGHVPGNILEPLPEPGHSSRQDSPPTLHPNSSPAEVTAWLMDKGFSRITVRTLGVLRGRELLQMSPDELRGVCPEEWRRVLFKLSPVRTSLGIGPMD, from the exons ATGGGAGACCCCTTCGGccgctggagcagcagcccctcccG GAGCGAATATGACGACAGGACCCCGCTCCAACATTCCAACAGCTTCGCCCGCCTCAGCGGGAAGAGCATCTACA ACCAGCGCAAGGACTACGGGCAGACGCTGCTCAAGGTCCAGAACGATTTCCAGCACCACGTTGAG caCCTGCTGACGATGCCCCTGGAGCGGGAGCTGCGCAGCGCCGAGGATTGCCTGGGGCGCCTgcgggagctggaggagcagggccgGGTCTGGGGCCAGGATGTCGTCCTGGAGGTCAAGGAccaggagctggtgctgagcGATGTGGAGAGCAAG gaggagctggaggcgTTCCCGCTGGGAAGCGTGCAGGGATGCTCGGCCGGGCTGGACAACGCCGTGCTGGCCATCAGCGTGCAGGAGAGGAACCCTCCGAGAACCAGCGTGCTGCTCTTCCAGTGCGAGCGCCTGGGG GCAGAGACgctgaggagcagcctggagaaggtgctgaggcagaggaaggaggagcagagcaacCACTTCGGGCACAG CTCCCCGGAGCCCCCCCCGTACGCGGCCCCGGAGCGCTGGGCAGAGCCCCCCGAGCCCGacccccagccacccccccgGCGGGGGCCGCTCTCCTCGGATTACC GCGCGCCGGAGCTCCCGCAGGTGGCCCGGGGCCGAGCCCACGGCCAGGCCATGCCCGAGGTGGAGCGGGATGTT GAGATCCTCAACCACGTCCTGGGCGACCTGGAGCGCTTCGTGGGGCGGCTGAAGACGGCGCTGAACTCGGCCAGTACCAAGAAGAAGCTGAAAAAGTcag CGCTGCCCCCAAAGGATGAGTACACGGATTTCTTCCAGAAGGTGAAATACGCCCTCAACCTCTTG GGACGGAACCGCCCCTACGTGACGGAGCCGGATCCCCCCGAGCTGCTGCGCCTCATCTTCTCCGCTCTGTCCTTC GTGCTCgggcactgccccagccccgggctggCCCCGTCCGTGCAGAGCCCGCTGCTCCTGCCCGAGGCGCTGCAGCTCCTCGAGGACACCCTGGGCGATGATGATTACGGCGTCTGGAAGAGCCTCGGCACCGCCTGGAACAAATCCAG GGCCGAGTACCCCAATAGCGACCGGGTGCCCGCGTACACGCCGGTGTTTTCGGACGGGTGGCTGCCCCCCGTGATGGAGCAGGAGCGCCGGGGGAGCCTCCAGGACAGCGCAGcgcctgcctcagtttccccagctctgtcGCGACCCTCCCGGTCCCTGCCCCCCGCCCAGGCACCGGGCACGGGCTGGAGGGACCATCCGGGCCGAGG ATCCCcgctccctgcccaggggctggtGCGAGCCCTGTACGACTTCCAGGCCAGGAACTCGCAGGAGCTGAGCGTCAGGAAGGGGGACACGCTGCAG gtgctggACCAGCAGAGGAAGTGGTGGCTGGTGCAGGACGagcggggggacaggggacacgtCCCTGGCAACATCCTGGAGCCCCTCCCGGAGCCGGGGCACAGCTCCAGACAG GACAGTCCCCCAACCCTGCACCCCAACTCCTCGCCGGCAGAGGTGACGGCCTGGCTGATGGACAAGGGCTTCTCACGGAT cacggTGCGGACCCTGGGGGTGCTGCGGGGACGCGAACTGCTGCAGATGAGCCCGGACGAGCTGCGAGGGGTCTGTCCCGAGGAGTGGCGCAGGGTCCTCTTCAAGCTGTCCCCGGTCAGGACGTCCCTGGGG ATCGGCCCCATGGACTGA
- the LOC135458152 gene encoding glutathione S-transferase Mu 3-like, whose translation MAVLGYWDIRGLAHAIRLLLEYTETPYEDKLYSCGEAPNYDKSQWINEKEKLGLDFPNLPYFIDGNTKLTQSNAILRYIARKHNMCGETEEEILRVDMLENQIMDFRMSLVMVCYNPDFEKLKPGYLEQLPGKLKLFSNFLGDRKWFAGEKLTFVDFLMFDVLDQNRIFEPKCLEPFKNLKDFVERFGALEKVAAYLKSSRFQKMPINNKMAKWGNKKV comes from the exons ATGGCGGTGTTGGGGTACTGGGACATCCGCGGG ctcgcCCACGCCATCCGCCTGCTGCTGGAGTACACAGAGACACCCTATGAGGACAAACTCTACAGCTGTGGGGAAG CTCCCAACTATGATAAGAGCCAATGGATCAACGAGaaggagaagctggggctggACTTCCCCAAC ctGCCCTACTTCATCGATGGCAACACCAAACTGACCCAGAGCAACGCCATCCTGCGCTACATCGCCCGCAAGCACAACATGT GTGGTGAGACAGAGGAGGAGATCCTGCGTGTGGACATGCTGGAGAACCAGATCATGGATTTCCGCATGAGCCTTGTCATGGTCTGCTACAACCCTGACTTT gaGAAGCTCAAGCCGGGCtacctggagcagctcccagggaagcTGAAGCTCTTCTCCAACTTCCTGGGGGACAGAAAGTGGTTTGCAGGGGAGAAG ctgaCCTTCGTGGACTTCCTCATGTTCGACGTGCTGGATCAGAACCGCATCTTTGAGCCCAAGTGCCTGGAGCCCTTCAAGAACCTCAAGGACTTTGTGGAGCGCTTTGGG gctctggagAAGGTGGCTGCCTACTTGAAGTCCAGCCGTTTCCAGAAGATGCCCATCAACAACAAGATGGCCAAGTGGGGCAACAAGAAGGTGTAG
- the LOC135458153 gene encoding glutathione S-transferase 2-like — protein sequence MVVTLGYWDIRGLAHAIRLLLEYTDTPYQERQYRAGPAPDYDTSDWTNEKEKLGLDFPNLPYLIDGNTKLTQSNAILRYIARKHNMCGETEEEKQRVDVLENQLMDLRMDFARLCYSPDFEKLKPAFLEQLPKKLQELSRFLGSRPWFAGQKLTFVDFVAYDVLDRLLMFVPECPELKGNLAQFLQRFEALDKVSAYMRSGRFMKTPVFWRTAKWSSTKE from the exons ATGGTGGTCACACTGGGCTACTGGGACATCCGTGGT ctgGCCCACGCCATCCGCCTGCTGCTGGAGTACACGGACACCCCGTACCAGGAGCGCCAGTACCGCGCCGGCCCAG cccctgacTATGACACGAGCGACTGGACCAACGAGAAGGAGAAGCTGGGGCTCGATTTCCCCAAC CTCCCGTACCTCATCGACGGCAACACCAAACTGACCCAGAGCAACGCCATCCTGCGCTACATCGCCCGCAAGCACAACATGT gtggtgagacagaggaggagaagcagcgTGTGGACGTGCTGGAAAACCAGCTGATGGATTTGAGGATGGATTTTGCCCGTCTCTGCTACAGCCCTGACTTT gagaagctgaagccGGcgttcctggagcagctgcccaagaagctgcaggagctgtcgCGGTTCCTGGGCTCCCGGCCCTGGTTTGCAGGGCAGAAG CTCACCTTCGTGGACTTCGTGGCCTACGATGTGCTGGACCGGCTACTCATGTTCGTGCCTGAATGCCCCGAGCTGAAGGGAAACCTGGCGCAGTTCCTGCAGCGCTTCGAG GCCCTGGACAAGGTCTCTGCCTACATGCGCTCCGGGCGCTTCATGAAGACCCCGGTTTTCTGGCGCACGGCCAAGTGGTCCAGCACCAAGGAGTGA
- the LOC135458154 gene encoding glutathione S-transferase 2 translates to MVVTLGYWDIRGLAHAIRLLLEYTDTPYQERQYRPGPAPDYDPSDWTNEKEKLGLDFPNLPYLIDGNTKLTQSNAILRYIARKNNMCGETEEEKQRVDMLENQLMDLRMNFARVCYSPDFEKLKPAFLEQLPKKLQELSRFLGSRPWFAGQKLTFVDFLAYDVLDQQRMFVPECPELKGNLAQFLQRFEALDKISAYMRSGRFMKTPVFWRTAKWCNTKE, encoded by the exons ATGGTGGTCACACTGGGCTACTGGGACATCCGTGGG ctgGCCCACGCCATCCGCCTGCTGCTGGAGTACACGGACACCCCGTACCAGGAGCGCCAGTACCGCCCCGGCCCAG cccctgacTATGACCCGAGCGACTGGACCAACGAGAAGGAGAAGCTGGGGCTCGATTTCCCCAAC CTCCCGTACCTCATCGACGGCAACACCAAACTGACCCAGAGCAACGCCATCCTGCGCTACATCGCCCGCAAGAACAACATGT gtggtgagacagaggaggagaagcagcgTGTGGACATGCTGGAAAACCAGCTGATGGATTTGAGGATGAATTTCGCCCGTGTCTGCTACAGCCCTGACTTT gagaagctgaagccGGcgttcctggagcagctgcccaagaagctgcaggagctgtcgCGGTTCCTGGGCTCCCGGCCCTGGTTTGCAGGGCAGAAG CTCACCTTCGTGGACTTCCTGGCCTATGATGTGCTGGACCAGCAGCGCATGTTCGTGCCTGAGTGCCCCGAGCTGAAGGGAAACCTGGCGCAGTTCCTGCAGCGCTTCGAG GCCCTGGACAAGATCTCTGCCTACATGCGCTCAGGGCGCTTCATGAAGACCCCGGTTTTCTGGCGCACGGCCAAGTGGTGCAACACCAAGGAGTGA
- the LOC135458155 gene encoding glutathione S-transferase 2-like gives MVVTLGYWDIRGLAHAIRLLLEYTDTPYQERQYRPGPAPDYDTSDWTNEKEKLGLDFPNLPYLIDGNTKLTQSNAILRYIARKHNMCGETEEEKQRVDVLENQLVDLRTNFIRLCYSPDFEKLKPAFLEQLPKKLQELSRFLGSRPWFAGQKLTFVDFLAYDVLDQQRMFVPECPELKGNLAQFLQRFEALDKISAYMRSGRFMKTPIFWRTAKWCNTKE, from the exons ATGGTGGTCACACTGGGCTACTGGGACATCCGTGGG ctgGCCCACGCCATCCGCCTGCTGCTGGAGTACACGGACACCCCGTACCAGGAGCGCCAGTACCGCCCCGGCCCAG cccctgacTATGACACGAGCGACTGGACCAACGAGAAGGAGAAACTGGGGCTCGATTTCCCCAAC CTCCCGTACCTCATCGACGGCAACACCAAACTGACCCAGAGCAACGCCATCCTGCGCTACATCGCCCGCAAGCACAACATGT gtggtgagacagaggaggagaagcagcgTGTGGACGTGCTGGAAAACCAGCTGGTGGATTTGAGGACGAATTTCATCCGGCTCTGCTACAGCCCTGACTTT gagaagctgaagccGGcgttcctggagcagctgcccaagaagctgcaggagctgtcgCGGTTCCTGGGCTCCCGGCCCTGGTTTGCAGGGCAGAAG CTCACCTTCGTGGACTTCCTGGCCTATGATGTGCTGGACCAGCAGCGCATGTTCGTGCCTGAGTGCCCCGAGCTGAAGGGAAACCTGGCGCAGTTCCTGCAGCGCTTCGAG GCCCTGGACAAGATCTCTGCCTACATGCGCTCCGGGCGCTTCATGAAGACCCCGATTTTCTGGCGCACGGCCAAGTGGTGCAACACCAAGGAGTGA